Proteins encoded by one window of Rutidosis leptorrhynchoides isolate AG116_Rl617_1_P2 chromosome 7, CSIRO_AGI_Rlap_v1, whole genome shotgun sequence:
- the LOC139857193 gene encoding cytochrome P450 86A22-like, which yields MDSSTWWLILSLIFTYMMWFNSIKRSLTGPRVWPVLGSLPGLIQNANRMHDWIADNLQTCGGTYQTCISAIPFLARKQGLVTVTCDPKNLEHILKAKFDNYPKGPNWQAVFHDLLGEGIFNSDGDTWLFQRKTAALEFTTRTLRQAMARWVSRAIKLRFVPILNTAQLEGKPVDLQDLLLRLTFDNICGLAFGKDPQTLSPGLPENGFASAFDRATEATLQRFILPESIWKMKKWLGLGMEVELSQSLEHVDKYLTAVIKTRKLELLNKTDGGPPHDDLLTRFMKKKECYSDKFLQHVALNFILAGRDTSSVALSWFFYLVIKNPNVELKILTELCTVLSESRGIDTCKWLEDPLVFEEVDKLTYLKAALSETLRLFPSVPEDSKHVVADDVLPDGTFVPAGSSITYSIYSTGRMKFIWGDDVVEFRPERWLSDDGKKFEVKDQFRFVSFNAGPRICLGKDLAYLQMKSIVAAVLLRHRLTVVTGHRVEQKMSLTLFMKYGLLVDLHSRDLAPILANIGSTGMARDGGVY from the coding sequence ATGGACTCATCTACTTGGTGGTTGATTTTGTCACTAATTTTTACGTACATGATGTGGTTCAATTCAATCAAACGGTCATTAACAGGTCCACGTGTATGGCCGGTATTGGGTAGTTTACCGGGTTTAATACAAAACGCTAATCGTATGCATGATTGGATTGCAGACAATCTTCAAACGTGTGGAGGCACGTACCAAACTTGTATATCTGCTATCCCATTTTTAGCACGAAAACAGGGTCTCGTGACTGTCACGTGCGATCCCAAAAACCTCGAACATATATTAAAGGCCAAATTTGACAATTACCCCAAGGGTCCTAATTGGCAAGCTGTGTTTCATGATTTACTTGGAGAAGGGATTTTTAACTCGGATGGTGACACGTGGCTGTTCCAGCGTAAGACTGCCGCGTTGGAATTTACAACTCGGACACTTCGACAAGCCATGGCTCGATGGGTGAGCCGTGCCATTAAGCTTAGATTCGTCCCGATTCTGAATACGGCTCAGCTCGAGGGCAAGCCAGTTGATCTACAAGATCTCTTGCTTCGGCTCACTTTCGACAACATTTGCGGCTTGGCTTTCGGAAAAGATCCGCAAACTTTGTCTCCTGGTTTACCCGAAAATGGCTTCGCGTCGGCTTTTGACCGAGCCACCGAAGCCACATTACAACGCTTTATTTTACCGGAGAGCATATGGAAGATGAAGAAATGGCTTGGGCTTGGGATGGAAGTCGAGCTGAGCCAAAGCTTAGAGCACGTGGACAAGTATTTGACAGCTGTCATCAAGACACGTAAGCTAGAATTGCTTAATAAGACGGATGGTGGGCCTCCACATGATGACTTGTTAACTCGGTTCATGAAGAAAAAAGAGTGTTATTCAGACAAGTTCTTACAACACGTGGCACTTAACTTCATCTTAGCTGGACGTGACACGTCATCAGTCGCGCTGAGTTGGTTTTTCTACTTGGTAATTAAAAACCCTAACGTAGAATTGAAAATTCTAACTGAGCTTTGTACAGTTCTGTCCGAGTCACGTGGCATTGACACGTGCAAATGGTTAGAAGACCCTCTGGTCTTTGAAGAAGTTGATAAACTCACATATCTTAAAGCGGCGTTATCCGAAACGCTCCGGTTATTCCCATCGGTACCGGAGGACTCGAAACACGTTGTCGCCGATGATGTCCTACCGGACGGCACATTTGTTCCGGCCGGTTCGTCGATCACTTATTCGATTTACTCAACCGGCCGGATGAAATTCATCTGGGGTGATGACGTGGTAGAATTTCGACCGGAGAGATGGTTATCCGACGACGGAAAAAAGTTCGAGGTTAAGGATCAATTCCGGTTCGTATCGTTCAATGCCGGCCCGAGAATTTGCTTAGGGAAAGATCTGGCGTACTTACAAATGAAGTCGATTGTGGCGGCGGTTTTGCTCCGGCACCGGCTTACGGTGGTTACCGGCCACCGTGTTGAACAAAAAATGTCATTAACGTTGTTTATGAAGTATGGGCTTCTGGTGGACCTACATTCAAGAGACTTGGCACCCATATTGGCAAATATTGGTAGCACGGGGATGGCACGTGATGGGGGAGTGTATTAA
- the LOC139860501 gene encoding uncharacterized protein translates to MEGLHLNIKKVVELNVIKGAHIGGNSTQISHLVYADDALIVLEWDQSIRVLSGIYSFTYLDIPLGSNMNLIANWNPLIKKFKKGLSMWQTRMLSYGGRLTFIKSILGSIGIYYLSKKTMSWVNWDSISSLDKGDLSIGSLEAFNLALMFKWIWSFYTQLNYLRRKVILSIYGPTATLDNVREYTNGIWIN, encoded by the exons ATGGAAGGGCTTCATTTGAATATTAAAAAGGTGGTTGAATTAAATGTCATCAAAGGTGCTCATATTGGTGGGAATAGTACTCAAATCTCACATTTAGTTTATGCCGATGATGCTCTTATTGTTTTAGAGTGGGACCAA TCTATCAGGGTGCTCTCCGGGATCTATTCTTTCACTTATCTTGATATTCCTTTGGGTTCTAATATGAATTTGATTGCTAATTGGAATCCATTGATAAAAAAGTTCAAAAAAGGACTTTCAATGTGGCAAACCAGAATGTTATCTTATGGAGGGAGATTAACATTCATTAAATCGATTCTTGGAAGTATAGGTATCTATTACTTATCGAAAAAGACAATGTCATGGGTCAATTGGGATTCAATTTCTTCTTTAGATAAAGGGGATTTGAGCATTGGTAGTCTTGAAGCTTTCAACTTGGCTCTAATGTTTAAATGGATCTGGAGTTTCTACACTCAACTAAATTATCTTCGGAGAAAAGTGATTTTATCTATCTATGGTCCTACAGCTACTCTAGACAATGTTCGAGAATATACAAATGGGATTTGGATTAATTAG